ACAAATGGGTGTACCATTTGAAGAAGAACTCGGATGGAACCATTAATAGGTTCAAGGCTCGTTTGGTGGCTCGTGTCTTTTGTCAAAGTTATGggcttgattatgaagaaacttttaGCCCCATGGCTAAAATGGTGACGGTGAGAACAATAATCTCACTAGCGGCTTACAAAGGGTGAAAATTATGGCAACTtaatgtgaagaatgcttttctataTGGAGAGCTTGATCGCGAGGTGTTCATGGAACAACCTATTGGGTTCACTTCAAATCAATTTCTAGAATATGTGTGCTGGTTAAAAAAACtctttatggcttgaaacaagctcTGAGAGCTTGGTATGGTAAGGTCGCACAATACCTTGTCTTTTGTGGTTTTAAAATTTCTGATGCGAATTCTAGTTTGTTTGTGAAGAAAGAATCAGGTATTCATGTCTTGGTAttactatatgttgatgacatgattatcaccGGAGGAAACGAGTCAGAAATTTCTCGTTTAATTGATGATCTTTTAGTTCGTTTTGAAATGAAGAATCTGGGGGAGATTGGATGTTTTCTTGGCTTGGAAGTTgataaattagaaaacgggtaCTTTATCTCTCAAATGAGTTATGCAAGAAGTCTCTTGGAACGTTTCAACATGGGGGAGTCATAACCTATGTCTACTCCAatggaaccaaacctcaaaatgaagAAGGATCAAGGAAAAGAGCTCAAGTATGTAAAGTTGTTCCGACAAATGGTTGGAAGTTTGATTTATCTAACCATCACAAGGCCAGAAATTGCTTATTCGGTTGGCATTGTTTCACAAATTATGCAATGCCCaactaatgttcatcttgatgCAGCTAAAAGGATCCTTCGTTATGTGAAAGGATCAATGGGCCATGGCTTGTGGTTTAAGAAGTGTAATGATGTTTTGTTAAATGGTTTCGTAGATACAGATTGGATGGGAGATGCAAATGATCGCCATTCAACTTCGGGTTACTGTTTTAACATGGGTTCCGCGATTATTTCATGGTGTAGCAAGaagcaagatgttgttgctttatctagCACGGAAATGGAATACATAGCTGCAACTATGACAGCTCAAGAGTGTACTTGGATAAGAAGATTGATTGGTGACATACTTGAAGAAGTAGATTATGTTGTCAAACTGAAATGTGACAATGAAAGTGCAATAAAACTTGCTTCGAATCCTATTTTTCATGCTCGTACTAAGCATATAGAAATGAGGCATCATTTCATTCGTGAAAAGGTTCTTAGCGGGAAAATCGAGCTAGCAAATGTAAGGACAAATGATCAAGTAGCCGACATCTTTACTAAAGCTCTAATGAAAGCCAAGTTCATGGAATTTCGAGAGGCGTTGGGGATTATTGATCGGGAGTTTGCactaagggggagtgttaaaatattagTGTACAACTCAAGTGGCTCAACTTGCTCAACTTGATTTTGGACTTTATTGCTCAAGTTGCTCAACTTGTCCAAATAGGTTTAGGCCATTATTGACCAAATTAATGGTTAAGGTATTTAGTGGCCAACTTGACATTATCTTTTATGACATACTTGCATAATGAAGTTGCATTTTATCTTGTTTTATTAGGTCTAGTTGTTGGTGTGTTCACATGTATGCTAGTTGTCATATTGGTGTGTTCACATGTATGCTAGTTGTCATCTAGCTTTACTAGTGAGTCAAGCTGTTGGTGTGTTATAATTATGTTTTGCTTTAATCCTCTATATAAGGATTTGATTGTAACCATTTGAAATCAATCAAAcacatttagtttttcatattctTGTTCATATTATTTCTTTAACCTTTTATTAATAGCAAATAACTTCTTGTTTTATTAGTTACatgcactgttgtaaacggcgtccattgcgtccgttgcgacgcccgttgcggcgttttggtggctaaaccgtttcgaccccgtcccgttttcttataagccggtcaacggtcaaaattcaggtcaaatgcaggaaaaattgggtcaacgccggttAAAAGTCAGAAATTCGGTTAAAACCGGTCATAAGTcgatcaaatcaatcaaaattgacttagtttagtattccattttgtattatattaacactaataacaattataggtacaaacttgtcaacgaaagTTTTTTAACTCTAAAATATGtgtaatatatattcatatatattaaagtcaacattagtcaacatccgtttcgaccccgtctaggccccgttttttccgttgcgacatttTGAAGTCGCTACTGTTTCGGCTCCGTCTCGCGTCCTTTTCAACCTTGGTTACATGTGATCTATGTTATAGAACATAAATAGCTATCTATTTCCACCATGAATTTTAACAAATTCATTTTTTATTGCAATTTGTAGTTATACTACGTTACAATAGATCCATAAATATTGGTGTTTAACGTAAATAGTGGGGCATTTATTATAAACATCCGGAAAATATACGCCTGAATGAACTTTGGATTCCTTTTATTTGAGTttgtgccccccccccccccccccccccccccccccccacaacaAAACCAGGGTTGGAACCTGAGCTTTTGACTTAAGGGTTGGTGACATGGTTGAACCACGAAGGGTGACAGTTCAAATAGTTACTTTAGCTGTTGAGGGGCAGACTTAAGCTCGATAACGCCGAAGATTCTTTCAGATGCTCCCCCTGCAGGTGGGAAATCCACTCTCAGGTAGTCGCTCTGCTGCGTCTAGCCCGTCTTCTAAGCACCTTTGGAAGGCAGGAAGTGTGACACGCTTATTTGAAAGAATATGTATTCCCTCGGTCCCAAACTAGTATTATCGTTTTGACTTTTGAAAGTCTTTATTTCTTAACTTTGAATTTAAATAACTTTTTTGTTTTATATAATATTTGACGAAAGGTATACCAAATGAAAGCACATATAAAACTTAACTAATTCATATAAGTTTCATTAAATATTATACTATAACACACAAAAGTTATTTAAGGTCAAAGTTAAGAAACAAAGATTGTAAAAGTTATTATacgactattaatttgggacgaaGGGAGTATATGATTTCAGCGATGGAAGAAGTAGGCGGAAACTAGAGATGAGAGAAGCGAGACCGGAAAGAAGAAGAGGAAGGAAACTACGAGCGAAGGGCCCATGGATAACTACAATTTCGATTAGTGGTGTTTCACTTTGCGTTAAAAACAATTATAAAGTTGATCTATAAAATCAACTactccggaccggcccgcgcgatgcggcgggggctttcggtcggcgcattcatatttaacgcagttttatttaaaGAAGGGAAAACGGACCATGAGTTATACGTCGTTGGTGGTGTCGTCGTCTTTAACGTTTTTTAAAATCTTTCCGGTTCGAACGCAGTAAGTTTcgatttgttgataaaattatttcgagcctaatgGTGTTGGCGAAAACATTTAACTTGtgtcgagcaggaagatacgggctgtcgttgtgtttagcgttttttaaaaagtgtccgtttcgaacgtagttagtatcgttttgttcataaaattattccgAGTTTGACACTACcgccgaaaaaatttaactcgtgccgagcggaaagacacgggttgtcgttgtgtttagcgtttttttgagaagtgtccgtttcgcgtatagttagtcccgttggattcctaagatttttccgagttgaacggtagtctctgaaaaatttaactcgcacccagcgagaagataggggccgttataaattcgggtggaattagtcttatattttaattaaattatgtatttacattttttaccccttAGAAAGTGTAAACTTGGGGGACTTTTGTGGAAATATACGCAAAGTTGAAGGACCTTTTGTAATGTGAAAACAAACATAAAACTACATTAAGATTTAATTGAAACTACAACATTTTGCATGACGTTTAGTATATAAAAGGTCATGACGTTTAGTATATAGAAGGTTAATTAATCAAGATATTAGAGGGTCAAAACTTAAAAATGAAAAAGCAATTCACTGCAACTGTATTAAAAAGTGATAATCATATTTCGTTCTTTGCACCTAATATTTTCCTAACTACTTGTCAATTTACCAAATCATCTTTTTACCAAATTATCTGATTTACTAAACACttgaatctttattatttattattagattATTACGTTATCAAACAACATAATTAATTTCAAAGACTTACAACTGATTATTTGATTCTAATTATTAATATGTATTTACAAACAATGTCAAAggtttatttaattattttgaaACTTCTAAATACATAATTAATCAAGTTGTTAAAACAAAAAAATCAAACACCCTACTTTTAGTCTCACATGTATCATTAAGTGCAAAATCTTTCTTAAGcatcaaaataaataaattttataaataatttaaTGTCAATAcactgataaaaaaaaaaaaagagtatatAGCATACACATACCATACCATACCATACCATAATTAAGCATAAGAAACACAATGAACATGAGCCCAataaaccttattgattgtatgatATGATTGGGCTTCCAAAAAAGTAATTAGCACAATCTTCCCATGGATTTTGATTTCTAGTTTCCGAACAAGAACAAATTCCCTTATTATTGTTAATCCCCATTTGTTGCCTCCTAATCTTAGCTAAACATGGCCAACTCCCAAAAATACTTTCACAAAACTCCACAACTTCCGGGTCGTATACATTTGCAGGAACTTGACCCACTTGATCTCCATATCCATATTGACAATCATAACCCACTCCATTTCCCCTTACATAATCATATTCGGGCCAAGGATAATCGTATTCGGGCCAACGATAATCACATTCATCTTTCGAATAACCGTTTTCCTCCATAACCGTTTCTCCAAATGGGTCGGGCATAGGAACCAGAGCTTGCCCAGACTCAGGTTCAGGATCCGGTTCCGGGTCTACAGAAGGAACCAGAGTAGAAACGGGCATAGGCGTAATAACCGGAACCGGCTCAGGCTCAGGTTTAGACTTGGGCTCAGCTATAGGAATAGTAGTGGGAACGGGCATTGGCTCAGGGTCAGGCTTGGATTTGGTTTCGGGCTGATTTTCAGAGTTGGGCCTGGATTTGGGCTCAATGGGTTTCGGCCCAGAACGTGGGTAGCAAGTTTTATCTGAGGGTGGAAGTGGCTTGCCATATGTGGAAACAATGTCATAACCACCCCCATATGGGGTTGGATCATATTCCTCAAATTCGGGCTCGTTAAACCCGGTTTGCATCTCCGGGTTAGACACTGAATAGTGTGTGTGGTATGACACATAGCCTGTATCACACTGACCCGGTTGGTATGCAATTAACTTGGTCTCCACATAGTTATGTGCAAAGTAATTCATCCcattattaccattaccataatcataaccataaccataattataattataatcataatcagaaTTAGATTGATGGTTATAATTTATGAATTTGGGCTGATCAAAGCAAGGAAGTGTATATGCATTATAAGTATCAAGATCATAAGGATCATACCTAGAAAAAGTAGATGAATCTTGGTAGGATGTATGATCGTAAGTGGTGTTTTCTTGAGGCCAAATGTACCCATCACTAAAATAagccatttttgatgaatcaaaggATCAAAGTGATCAATTTAGAGAATAATTTGAAACTTTATATCATGAGGAATACTTATTAGATTCAGGGTTTTTAATCAAGTAGTGAGTTGTAGATCATTTGTTGAAACATGTGTAGTGTTTTTGCTATTTGGGAAAATTGTGAATAGTAGTAATCGGTCATGTGAACCACTTAATGCTTATCCGGTGAGAAAGTTGGATTGGACATTCCAACAACTAGATAGAAGGTATATGCACATGTCATATTTCTAACTTTGGATAACTATAACCAATATAGATAATTTTATAAACTTTTACTAGTAATAGTAAATTACATAGTGTTTTTGTATGAAAATAATTTTTCCTTCTACCTAATTATCTTACTCGGTACAACACAACAAAACAACAGATGTTGTGATTtatgaggatcgcctggacgttggtacacaaatttgagagaaaataactctattactcacaagaatagattacagagtattacaaaactcaaatAAACAAAAAcctctcaaactaacacactaggaattctcaccactctctagggtgtattcactcttggttatgattacactttaactcacacacactaactaggtgtaATTACACTTTTCTGAATGATTTACAAATGAGGCTTACACCTCTATTTATAAGGAAAATTTGAGGAGGTGGAAGGTGTGAACGCAGATTGGTGTGAACGCAGAAAAGGGTGGCTAGCCGTAATCGTTTCCAATTTGAATACTTCTATATGAGTTGTCAAACAAGTGGCTAGCCGTAATTGTTTCCAACTTTGCTTCTTCAACCGGCTTCTTTGAATATCTAGAAAAATCTAGATTACGGCTAGAATGGAAACATCTAGATGACGACATCTAGAAGATACGGCTGGAAATCATCAATTCTCCTCCTCCAGAAGTATTCATAGAAAACATTctggttatgtctctgcataactctaacttctctcgagtcaccacctttgttaacatatccgcaggattctcctttgtatggatcttcactagtctcaacagttgtcgatcaattacctcgcgtatccaatgatagcgaatatcaatatgttttgtacgggaatggtacatggagttcttgctcaaatctagagcactctgactgtcacaatgtaccttgtattccttttgcttgattccaaattcttgtagataacgctttaaccataacatttcttttccagcttctgcggcagcaatatactctgcttcagttgtggataatgcaacacacttttgtagtcttgactgccatgaaacagctccccctgcaaaagtgtaaatgaatcctgaagtagattttctactatcaggatctccagccatatctgcatctgtatagccttccaagattggaccagctcccccgtaacaaagacatatcttcgttgtacctttaagatacctgagaatccattttaccgcattccaatgctctttcccggggttagagagaaaacgactcactgttcccactgcgtgagcaatatcgggcctcgtacacaccgtcgcatacatcaaacttccaacagccgaagaatatggtactgacgacatctccccaatctcttccttggatgagggacaagaactcttacttaacttgaaatggttggctaatggaatgctaacaggtttggcattattcatattgaaacgtgaaagcactcgttaaatatacttctcctgagatagccataaccttttattcttcctgtctcgagttatctgcattcccaaaacttgttgagcttgtcctaagtctttcatgtcaaaagacttagagagttccttcttcagctggttgatcttcgttgtatctttccctacgatcaaaatatcgtctacatatagtaaaaGAGCAACggaatctccttcagaaaacttctgaatgtagacacactcatctgctgcagttttcttgtacccttgactcaccatgcacgagtcaaacttcttgtaccactgcctaggtgcctgctttaaaccgtacaaacttttcttcagcttgcatacgagattatcccctgaaacctcaaaaccttctggctgctccatgtaaatttcttcatgtaaatctacaTGAAGAAAAgccgtctttacatccatctgttcaagctccaagttcatacttgcgacca
This genomic stretch from Rutidosis leptorrhynchoides isolate AG116_Rl617_1_P2 chromosome 11, CSIRO_AGI_Rlap_v1, whole genome shotgun sequence harbors:
- the LOC139874833 gene encoding uncharacterized protein gives rise to the protein MAYFSDGYIWPQENTTYDHTSYQDSSTFSRYDPYDLDTYNAYTLPCFDQPKFINYNHQSNSDYDYNYNYGYGYDYGNGNNGMNYFAHNYVETKLIAYQPGQCDTGYVSYHTHYSVSNPEMQTGFNEPEFEEYDPTPYGGGYDIVSTYGKPLPPSDKTCYPRSGPKPIEPKSRPNSENQPETKSKPDPEPMPVPTTIPIAEPKSKPEPEPVPVITPMPVSTLVPSVDPEPDPEPESGQALVPMPDPFGETVMEENGYSKDECDYRWPEYDYPWPEYDYVRGNGVGYDCQYGYGDQVGQVPANVYDPEVVEFCESIFGSWPCLAKIRRQQMGINNNKGICSCSETRNQNPWEDCANYFFGSPIISYNQ